In the Triticum aestivum cultivar Chinese Spring chromosome 2B, IWGSC CS RefSeq v2.1, whole genome shotgun sequence genome, GGCACGCCGGCGGTCACGACGCTGGCCAAGGGACGCAGCGCGCGAGCGGCAAAGGCGACGCGTAGGTGAAGGGGCAGCGGTGGCCAGCGCAAGGGCTGCGTCTGCGCGCGTCCAGCGCGGGACGACGAGGCCATGGCCGGAGCGTGGCTGGCGGCAGCGGGTTCAGCGAGCGCGGACCGCGAGGAGCGGGAGGAGGGGCGCGGTCCAGGGGCGCGGCAGGGTGCGCGGACGCCATGGGATGGCGGAGGCGGTCGTGACGCAGAAGCAGCAGCACGCCCACGAGAGGGAGGCAACGCGCGGGCGGGACGCGGGGATCACGACGCAGGGCGCGCGCGGGCAGCCACGGGCACGGACGCAACGAGCGCGGGGCCTAGGCACGACCACGGCAAACGGCGACTAGCTGCACGGCGGAGCCGAGCTCCAGTGAGGTTGCTAGCGAAGGCTACGGGGACGAAACCGCGCGTGAGAAAGAGGGGAAAAGGCGGGGGCTTACATCGCGCCTGCAAGTGTGAATCAATGTGCTCGGGGAAGGCTCGAGGCGACGGTTCCCGGCGACGGCAACgatggagcagaggaggaaggaggagtcGAGGCGGGCGCTCTGGTGGCCCCCAGCGTGGTCCAGTGGCACCAGACGAAGAGGACGATGGCGCTGGAGCTCCAGGGCAGATCAGCTGGGTCGGAGTGGCTCGGTGGCCGCGTGGTCgatggagaacggcggcgaccgcgtcggtctcctctccagaacgaaggagatggagaggggagaggtggatctggagaGCGAGGGAGTGAGCGGCGAGTGGGGGGGCAGAGCAAGTGGcaggggagcccgaggcgtcgaggggatccttatcccctcccgtcgacggcgaggtggtccggcggcgacgcgcgggcgcgcgccctcggtcggttgaacagggggaggggagagcgacgacccagggggtgtgggccggcctgttgggccagctagcttgggtgggccgAAGCCTGAGTGAGGGAGagggcccctctctctcccctctacttctccttttcttttctttttttcttcagcagcttttgcattttctttttagccAATAATGACTTGAAAAATTATTCCACTGGCCAAAATAAAATTcaagaattaaagtgcactgccacaaaaaggttgggaggcttttggaatagttgccaattttataaattaaaaaggcatttaatttattgcttaggtcactgttttaagtagtttggGCCACtcaaaccctttgcaaaaatgttggttcaccacaaATATTAATTGTGGAATATTtagcacatgatgaacatttttgttttcatgtttgagaaattttgaatttttgactttagattggatttgaaattGAATTgagatttggatcaagtgaagattagcaacactATCATGATGACAttgcaccattaacaggggatttactgtagcatgacaccggGGGTGTTACACTTACTTGGAAAGCTAAGCAGGTTATTGACCCACTAATCTTACCTTCCCTCAAACCTTCCACGAAAAAGAGCAGATCCCAGAAAAAAGGATAGCGAATGATCGATTCACCATTGATAGCATTAACCCTAAAAGGAGGGATGAAGCACATGCCACCACATCcactaaagagaaggaaaagagaaAAGAGAGGCGCCAGGTCCAAGAAGGTATGGAAAAGGCATTAGAGGTTTGATTCTCTCAAGGTTTTGAACAACAAGTCAGGTAAACCACCAGTTAATACCAACCATGCAGTGGGGCTTAAAAGTCACTCTTTGAATAGTTTTTCAGACTGTTAAGTTGTCAATCTTTCCAATGATGAGGCTCCAAAGTTTATTACATTTCCTAGTCTGCCGAGGACAACACTAGATTAATTGCTTACCGACTTTCATTCAGATACCAACCCATTGGATTTCCTTATTGATCCATATGTCACTTAGACTTTACTTTTCCCCTTTCCTCTATTTGTTCAATAGGGTCTTCGTCTCCATGTAAAAGCAAACTCTCCAAATTTATGACCAACCTTTCCTTCAGTGATCTTACAACAAACATGAGTTTTTCCATTGCTTTGGCTTCTTGGCTGGCTTGATGCTCAGTCTGACCAATGGGATGACCCCCTTTTCTCTACTTTGTTTAGCTTCGTTCTTTGCCTAGCTCATTTACAGGAAACAAATAGTCTTTCCCATCACTCCAATCTTTACTTATCTACCTTGGCTTAACTCATTAACTCCCACGACTGATGTTGGGGTGCGAAAGCAGGGGGAGCAAACAGGATTAGATACCCTGGTAGTCCATGCCGTAAACAATGAGTGTTCGCCCTTGGTCTACGCGGATCAGGGGGCCAGCTAACGCGTGAAACTCTCCGCCTGGGGAGTACGGTCGCAAGACCGAAACTCAAAGGAATTGACGGGGGCCTGCACAAGCGGTGCTTTAGCTAGGAGCCTCTTTTCCTTCTGCCCAGCTCCCCGAAAACAACGTTCGACTTGCATGTGTTAAGCATATAGCTAGAGTTCCTTCTGAGCCAGGATCAAACTCAGATTTTGACCCACGCTTGGTGAAGGCGAAGTTCAGTTTGGAGATCTAACAATTCCTTATGTCGTGTATCCTCGATTGATGCAGCCTCAGATGCTTCAATTATAGATTTGAGTATTGAGCGAAAGGTTACACCACCTATACTCGTTATCAAAGTGGTCTCTTCTCAAAAGCTTATCTGCCAGATGAAAACAAGTTCGTAGTAACAGGTGGTCGTTGAGCTCCTAGTTTGAATTCAGGAATCATTATCAGCTAATGGAAGGAAGGCGCGGGTCTACCACCCCTTTCAGTAGCTGAGGCGCTCCGAGCTTGCGTCTCTCACATCCCCAAAAGGAAGAGTTGGTGGATCAGGTCGAACAGTTCGTTCCGTCATCAACTGTCAATTTTTGGGTGGGATCTTATGGCTTAATCTCTGATTGCGCAGGATTCATCTTTGTTTGGTAACCTCAGACCCTGAACCAGGAGTTGGAAGCGCCTTTGCCAGATTGGATCCCCGCTTCGAGGCGCTTGGCGTAGATCTTTGAAAATCGTCAATCGGGTGAGCCAACTGAGCTGTGAGATTGGACTCGCTTGAAGGCTAGCCTAGCAAGGAGGTATGGATCACTTTAAGCTTTACGTCTTGGCCATTAGATTTATGAACGGTACTGCCAATATTAATCGAGTATAAAACTCTTGTGCTcgatatcctcttcaacaaggATTTGCGGCTCCAATCCCTTTATTTTGCCAAAGGTAAAAGATGGAACACGCTTGCTAGATTGGATTAAATATACGTGTCCTACGAGGATTCCTACAACGGTACAACGGATCAATCCATTCAAATCAATGAAACCATTAGGTGGGCGCACCGCAGACCCATATCTTAAACAGGGCGGACATGCTCAAGTTTAGGTCGgcgtgttggagttgctcttagcacGCTAGCTCTAACTCGCAATAGGCGAGATACAGATTCTAGGCGCGTGATTCTACTCGTATGCCGATGACCAGAAGAATTAGCGTAGGGCGAAAACGTGCGAGGCAGGGCCTTTGTTACTGAGTTGACCATAACGTCCTGTGGTTCTTCCAGTTCTTAGATGTTGTGCAGCATGGTCATATAGTTGATGGTACAATGGTAGGGTAGTTTGGGCAGACCGTGGCCCCGATGTTTAAGTGTTGTGGGAGGTTGTTTGTGCCGGGAAATTTTTCGAACTCGTTTTTGTTTCATTTCAATGAAACCCGGAGCGCCGAAGCTCCTCGATTCTAAAGAAGAAGAAAATTACTGACAGAAAAGTACTGGAAACCAAACATCTCAAAGCTGAAGCCATAACAATGTAGGAGTATGCTACTAGCCCTACTGTGACAAATCATAGGCTGCTAGAACCAAAAGGGTCTAACTGCAGATCCCAAACCCTGACTCGATCGACTCCTAACATATGCAACCAGCTAGATCACCAGCTTCGTCGTCTCATGCGACCGCTCCGGCTTCCTCCAGTGATCCCTGCATGATGATGATCAGTCAGATAAGATAAGAACAGAGAGTTCAGAAACATAGCTGGATCTGCAGAAACATACTACTAGTTCAGAAACGTGCATGCAGCACCATGTGAAGAAGAGAGAATATTTCTTACTTTGTCCCGTCGCGGTCGATCAGCCGGACGCGCAGGCCGGCTTGCGAGGGGGGAGCTGGTGATGGGGCGTCCTCTGCACGCAACAAACAGAGCAGATTGGTTGATCATTTCTTGCACCGCAGTTAAACTCTGAAAGTCTGAATGATAGATGCTTGCAGTGCAATGTAATGCAGCGTGCAGTTGAGATGGGACAAGGATCACAACCTACCTTTAGCTTTGGCTTCAAGGACTCGATTGCCGCCGCCTGTGCGTTGTTGCTTGCAGCTTGCTGAAGCAAAGGAGGAAACACAAGATTCAGAAAAGGGGTTTAACTTGTCAGGGCAGTATAGATGATATTCAGTTTGGGAATACACAAGTATACCTTGCCGAGGACCCAGTCGGCGGAGTCGAAGTAGGCGCGCTCATGGTCCTGAAGCAGCAGTAGAATGGAAAATTAATGCAAACAAATATAATCAGATTCTTATTCTGAATATATTTCTTCAGGCTCGTGGAACGCTCATTGCCATAACTCGTGTATTAGTTTCAGAAAACAATAGTGGTAGTACTAGTGCGACAGCCTCTTCTATAATTGTTTTATGAAACCACTGTGATGAAACAAGTCCGTTGGTATTGAGTGTGTTGGAAGCCAAGCTTGATAATGAACGTTCACGCAGTTGCGTACCTTTGAAATCAGAGGCTTCTTTGGTGCAATTCCTCCGAACTTCTTCTCAGCGACCGTCTGcaactcaaaaaaaaaaatcagGGGTTTCAGAGTTCGACTTTTCTTAACGGCCACAAAAAATCAGCATAAAAGAATCTGCAGAACAAAACAAAGATAAAGAAATGGCTCGTGTAAAGTCGACGCAGCGATTATGTGTGGTTTGTATGTGTAGTCAACAAAAGCAACCCCCTCCTATGGCCCTATTGATCGACGACACGCATGATTTGATTTGACTTGACCGGTTTTGTTGTGTAGCTGTTGGGGATAAGTGGGAGAAAACATCTGCACTGCGTGGCTGGGGTGCGATTCAAATAAGAAGACTCCGATTACCCGTGCAGTGCAAAAGTCTCTCTTTTGTGCTAAGAAAATTACACAGCACGCGACTAGTGAGATGACCCAACCGAACAGAGTACTTTGTGCTGGAGTGTTCTTCTGGTAACCGGCTCGGAaataaaatgttcagataaacGCTCCTCGTCCTCGGCGTGCATGAAGAAACATCAACGGACCTAAAGTAAAATAAAATCTTCAGATAACGCTCAGCTAGAAAATATCTTCCGGTAACCGGTCGTCGACACGCAACACTGCATTGTTTCTTCGCAGAAAAAGGAGAGCAGGACAGCATCAACGACAGCAACAGGGCGCCCGTGAGCGTTGAAAGGAAAATTTCCTCAAGCAACCGAACGGTTCTTTCTCCCGGGCTGAATTGGCGTGTGTGTCGAAACTCCGTCAGAAACAGGGGAGGGGTTCGATTCAGAGAGATGGCATCGGTCGATCGATGAAAGTACCTGATGCCCCATGGCCGAGGCGGACGAGTTGCCGTTACCGTTGCAGCCAGTCATCTGGTCGATCTCCACAAGAAGAAGACgatgaagacgaagacgaagatgacgacggagaagaagaagcaggTTTCAGCAGGCCCTGGGAGTCCTGGAACAACAGATGAACAACACAATCGGGGGCTATATAATAAGCATGTGGGCGTGCGAATCCGTGTGAATTGCGCAAAGATTTGGGGTAGGTGAGGGGGGCACCTACTGTGCGGAAGGGAAGGCGATCGAGGGCGACGGCGATGCGGATCGATCGTGAACGGAGACGAGAGAAAACGTGTGAATGGAAATGGCCTATATATAGAGAGACTAGGGAGAGGGAGCTGAGAATATGCCCGTGGATGTGGCCGGGGAGGTAGGAAAGAAAAGGCAGGAAAAAGGTGGCGATTTTTACCCGGTCCGTCGCGCGTGGAGAACTCGTGGCTTATAGTAGATAGCAAAATGGAGAGGATGGTTAATTCACTTATGACTTTCCTAGTATATGGCGGGGCGCGTGGTAATTTCTGTAATTAGGAGTGAGGTTATTTGCTTCCAAGTTTGCGGTGGTGGCGTCCATGGCAGCGTGTTATTGTGTCCCCCTTCCTGTCGCGAGGCTGCGCCATGGTTGCTTGCTTGGAAGGTAAAGTAAAGAGATCGCCGCACGGGAGATAGCACCCCTGATTTGGAGTGCTGCTTGTCCTCCAACCCCTAATCTGTCAATAAAAATCAGATACGGTTTTTTGCGGGTGGATAAAAATCAGATGCGTGCAAGAACAGTAGGTGCGATCCTGGTGGTGGTTCACGTAGGGAGCCCATGACAAGAACCTGACAAATAGCAAATGAGCCGAACACCTGAGTGCACGCATATAAACAAACAACATAAATTGTTAATTCGTTGAGGTTTGAAACACTTTGGCAGATAGACACAAAGGTCGGCCGAGGTAGATAAAAAAGTTCCCGGCTTTATATTATACTCACCCcgccccaaaataagtgtcttgagcttagtacaaatttgtactagagctagtacaaagttgagatacttattttgagacggatggAGTATAAAGCAACCGCACCAACATCCGACAACATCAAACAAAAGCAAGGAGTGCAACAAGGTACACAATAAGTTCAGCTGGGGGCACAACACATCAAACCCCTGCAAAATAAGTGCGGCCTAATAATTAGTCCGGCTCGGGcggaggtggaggggtcggtgaaGTAAAGTCCCGCAATGATCACGTCGATGTTGTCCCGATCGTGCCGCTTGCTAAGGGGTCTCTAGAGCTGTAAGAAGTCACACATTTTGTAGATAACATCAGTCGCAAGGCACATGCTCAATCACTAGTTTATTGCACATTCCCTAAAGTACACATGAGGGTGCCCATCGCCACCCAAAGGGATGGGCGAACCCTGCACGGAAAGCCAAGGATCTCCCGGAACATGTCCGGGAGATTATCATGGCACCAAGTCCCACCCATGACATTCCGTAAACAACTCCAAAGGAAGATCGCTGACGGGCAGCGGAAGAATATGTGGTTGGAGTCTTCCAGAACTCCACATAGTAGGCTCAACCAATTATTGGGACCATTCCGTGTCAATACTTTCATATCCGAAGGTAAGCGGTTGCGCACCCATTGCCAAAGGAAGATGCGAATTTTCATCGACAGCTTGATCTCCCATAGGAGAGTCAGCTCCGCTGGACTAGGAGTGGCCAAAAGCGTGTGGTACAAGGACTTGGTCGAAAATGTGCTACTTGGTTTAAGATTCCGGGAGATGGCGTCATGCTCAAGGTTGGGGGAGTGGACGGCTATGCACTCCAGCAGCTCCTCCCATTGCTCCCGCTCAAGTGGGCCAAAGGTGCGCCGGAAGGCAATGCACCCAAGGTCCTCTAAAGCCGCACTCACCTTGAGTTGCGGACGGGCGCAAATACTAAAGAGCGAATAAAACCGTTCCGCAAACGGTCTAGCGCCCGACCACCGATCAGCCAAAACAATGTGTTGGTACTCGACCCAACACAAATCGAAGATCCTATCCGAAGAACCGGCAACAATTGTATGATCGACTACCAGAATTGGGAGCCACTGCTCTGGGGCAAAAGCTAGGGGTTGTCCATGCAAATACTTTGCGCGGATAATATCAAGCCACAACCCCCCCTCCACTGGTCTCAATGCACCACAACCACTTAGACAGCAGGGCGTTTATTCACTTGGAGGAAATGACCCCAAGGCCGCCTTGGTCTTTAGGCTTACATATCTTAGGCCATTTAACCATGTGATATTTCTACTAGTCACCCTGCCCCGCCCAGAAGAATCTGGACAGGTATTTGGCAATTTCCTGATGAAGGGGTTCATGCAGGCTATAGAATCCCATCACACACATCAACATGCTAATCATGGAGGAGTTTATCGAGACTACCCTCACTGCCTTGGGAACCCAATGCCCTTGCCATGGTTCGACTCGATGTTGAACCCTGGATACAGTAGGGAGGAGTTCCTTTTCCTGAAGACGGGAATCACTAATCAACAAGCTGAGATAGGTAGTCGGGAATGATCCTGGTCGACAATTAAGTCAGTTGGCTATGCGGAGGGATTCCTCTGCGGTGCAGCCTAATACCATCACTTTGCTCTTCGTGAATCTTATTGTCAATCCCGACCTTTCTTGGAAGCACAATGGGAGGAACTCAAGATGTTGAATGTCCTCGTCTggccttcgaccatcaggattgtGTCATCTGCGTACTGGAGGTGGGTAAGTCCCCCATCTCCAATGAGACGCGGGCAGATACCCCTAATGTGGCTGGCCCTTTTCGCTAGGTCCAAGATAGCTGCTAAGGCATCGACTACAAGGTTGAATAAGAAGGGCGGAAAGGGATCTCCCTGTCGCACCCCTTGAGCCTTGTGGAAATAGGGGCCAACCTCCCCATTGATATTGATCATCGTGCGTCCGCTCGACACTAGCTGCATAACACACGCAATCCAATGGGGGTCGAAACCCTGTTTCAACATCACCTCCCGAAGGAAGGACCAGTGGGTCGTATCATAAGCCTTATGAAACTCAATCTTAAAGAAAACCGCGTGTAGGCATTTCCTTTTGACCTCATGAAGGACCTCATCCAGGACGAGGATCCCATCTAAAATATACCATCCCTTGGTGAACTCCGTCTGGTTAGGGTGGAGAATACGAGAGGCAAGCAGggccgccctagtggtgtaccctttggcCAGAATCCTAATGATCATGTTTAGAACCGTGATCGGGCGAAACTGTCGAATATCTGATGCCCCCGGAACCTTTGGGATCAACGAGATAATCGATTTGATGAAGGTTTCAACCCCCACTCATTAAAGGGCGCGGGCAAGGCAATATTCTCCTCTAGGGAAACCCTTTGTTGTGCCACCCAAATATTATCCGCAAGGGCAATGCCCCCCCTGGGTCGTTCGGCGAATAACGCCTTGTAGAACCCATCTACATGGCTCCGGGTCTCATCTGGATCTTGTAGCATCCGGTCTCCATCCCATAATAGGGGTATGGTACATCGTCTATGTTGTttaacgtagtagaaaacaaaaaagtcGCACCTAcaatcacccaagatcaatatgaagaagCATAATGGGTTGGGATCACGACCGTTACCATCACCGAGttgcagaagaagaagaatgtgttagtgtagattgtacttggagtccctcgaaccttCAATGAGTGATCCATCGTACCGCCCACGATTGGTCCctcgaaccgaagaccgaaagcacgacctctctacttggttgcaagcatgcaGCCTTCACGGTCGGGCAGCGCTTTgctgtccagagctaatcgtcgttGGAGAATTACAGGGAGGAGATTAGCATTGGGCTTataattatgaggacaagaggattagtcaactaggaccaactagaactagaactagaagaactagaggaggctccaaaacttgtgtatatAGGTTGGAGGACCAAAAAaccctagtatatataggttggaggaggaggagagggctacCACCAAGGAGGGAAAGGCCCCCCTTCGGGGGCCGGCCAGACTCCCTCCCCCTGTCCAATTCGTCCCCACcacaaggaaagggggcgccatcttacttgggcccttgtggcccgagttgccttccacctcttggcctttttaggcccattaatatttaaattaaatataaaatgttttaaatacctctagaccattttatatattttttaaaatctccagaaacattttccacctatatataatttatcggtaatacccggtattacccgatactctcagaaacccttccggtgaccccgaaacgcttccggatTCTCTCGGAACTATTCAgattattcatgaaaaaaattccacaaatatactCATGACTCTTGTCCTAATAACACTCAACAGATCAggattgccttaagcttgtgaccctgtaggttcggtaacccatagacatgaacaaaaacGTTTGTTCAGTGACCTGCAACGAGACGTGGACGTCCGTATAGGTCCCTGTGAGCAAACGAATGGTGTTCGAGTGaaactttggttatcatgtgatgttccctttgcttccgATACTTCACAAAACCTGGGATGCATCGGTATTCTCCTGAGTAATCACCATGATCGCTATATCAAAATcctcattaccggttttgttcttctttctcgttactGTGTTCCGACATCCCCGTGACAAAGTCATGTGTGTCTAGCAAGACGATGATTTATGCCGTCACACTGAGAGGTCCCTAAGAATATCtatccatcatcggaggagcaaatcccactttCGCGCTATCCGgacacttgtcaaactttctgatgaacaTGTAAGTTgccgttatgatcaccgtgttacaggtgacgtttgagcaacccaaaACCACCATACGGTAAGAAGTGACCActatactctcatggtctaaggagcaattTCACAAAttaacactctgtgttattacaattgaatgcaaactatattaactcaattcataataAACAAGATTGGGTTGATTcaaatatgatcgttcttctaacatcataatcttaatgttgttttaggactatcattacacttaatgatatcctaagatccagaaaacgtgatcaccaacaacacttgagctagtcttagaggcgagactaggaaccttttatttagggtttatcattccacacatgcatatgagtttccCACTGAGTCACATATTCTAGGATCATAGCcattatagcatagaatataaactcttaactatgaatatggaaatataataatacaaatatttttgcctctagggcatatttccaacagtctcccacttgcactatagtcaataatctagttagcacTTTTAACTTTTACACCAATGGCAATCCGGTGTCGGTCCATGCTTTGCTTGTGGATTAGACTTCACCCTATCGAATCTGAGAACTTCAAATCCGTGTGTACCATTTGAATGCATCCGTCATGCTTTCACATAAATTCATAATTTATGTGAAGCAATCTTAGTATATATATTGAATCACTAGTAAGACATTTGATTCCTTAGATTAAGCTATAGAACCACTATTTGAGAATAGTGTTCTATTTGCACAATCATGTAGAAACCATACCAAGTTCATAAATGAACCTTTGATTCATCACCCTCCATTGTTTCTTCCAAAGCAAAATACTTAGCCTTCTGTTATAGAATTCACGACAGtaactttcttggaccaattccaacTTACTGTGCTACCATAAATCATTTAATTGAAATCGAAATTTGCTTGGAGCAGCGATTGAAGATTTTTGTGGATGTACTACTTACATCAGACATGTATTGATGTTCTTCGTATGCGAGAAACATGTTGTTAGTACTCAACGACATTTTCACTATTGTCATATGATCAACAATTTGATCATTTCAGTAGCTTTACTCACAACTTACTTGGAGTACTGGACATATCTGGTTATTTACATATCATGGAATTAACACAAGTGTGATTGAAATCATGCATTTCACTCATCAGTATTTTAagatagggacaattgcatttttacccctagttggttcctacccacgggttttgcccttacttttcgagcttgctcagttttgcccttactttttccatcgaggtccctcgaatgccctttgaccgtttgaccaaaactttgaaaattcataactaattcatacgaactcagaaaaatacaaataatatatcaaaatgttcagataaacattacctttatgggcatatcatttgcatttagGACAACAGCATCGTTTAAACTActcgaggtaattaatgttatt is a window encoding:
- the LOC123043591 gene encoding uncharacterized protein isoform X1; its protein translation is MTGCNGNGNSSASAMGHQTVAEKKFGGIAPKKPLISKDHERAYFDSADWVLGKQAASNNAQAAAIESLKPKLKVGCDPCPISTARCITLHCKHLSFRLSEFNCGARNDQPICSVCCVQRTPHHQLPPRKPACASG
- the LOC123043591 gene encoding uncharacterized protein isoform X2, with product MTGCNGNGNSSASAMGHQTVAEKKFGGIAPKKPLISKDHERAYFDSADWVLGKQAASNNAQAAAIESLKPKLKRTPHHQLPPRKPACASG